One region of Oncorhynchus mykiss isolate Arlee chromosome 8, USDA_OmykA_1.1, whole genome shotgun sequence genomic DNA includes:
- the elovl8a gene encoding ELOVL fatty acid elongase 8a, with translation MVRWFATIRSAICAFRSMSAAYERLGMATTWQKIQLFYQGVLDNGDKRTDSWLLVYSPVPITCIFLCYLLLIWVGPKLMAQRQPVNLKPVLIIYNFAMVCLSAYMFYEFTASSWLANYSILCQPVDYNTSPLAMRMAKVCWWFYFSKVIELSDTLFFILRKKNSQLTFLHVYHHGTMIFNWWAGVKYVAGGQSFLIGLINSLVHVVMYLYYGLAALGPHMQQYLWWKRYLTSLQLLQFFIVTIHTSYNLFTDCDFPDSMNAVVFAYSLSLIVLFRNFYYQSYLTKKSKQT, from the exons ATGGTTAGATGGTTTGCGACCATCAGATCTGCAATTTGTGCATTCCGGTCGATGAGTGCAGCCTACGAA CGTTTAGGGATGGCCACAACATGGCAGAAAATCCAACTGTTCTACCAAGGGGTTCTAGATAATGGAG ACAAAAGAACTGACAGCTGGTTGCTGGTGTACTCACCTGTGCCAATCACTTGCATCTTCCTGTGCTACCTGCTCCTCATATGGGTGGGCCCCAAGCTGATGGCTCAGAGACAGCCAGTCAACCTCAAGCCTGTGCTCATCATTTACAACTTTGCTatggtctgcctgtctgcctataTGTTCTATGAG TTCACAGCGTCATCCTGGTTGGCAAACTATAGTATATTATGTCAGCCTGTGGACTACAACACCAGCCCACTGGCAATGCGG ATGGCCAAGGTCTGCTGGTGGTTCTACTTCTCCAAAGTCATCGAGCTCAGTGATACT CTTTTCTTCATCCTGAGGAAGAAGAACAGTCAGCTGACGTTCCTGCATGTCTACCACCACGGCACCATGATCTTCAACTGGTGGGCTGGGGTCAAATACGTGGCAGGAGGCCAGT CCTTCCTTATAGGCCTTATCAACTCATTGGTGCACGTGGTGATGTATCTATACTATGGGCTGGCAGCGCTGGGGCCTCACATGCAGCAGTATCTGTGGTGGAAGCGCTACCTCACTTCCCTGCAGCTG CTCCAGTTCTTCATAGTGACCATCCACACCAGCTACAACCTGTTCACTGACTGCGACTTCCCAGACTCCATGAATGCTGTGGTGTTTGCCTACTCCCTCAGCCTCATCGTACTCTTCAGAAACTTCTACTATCAGAGCTACCTCACCAAGAAGAGCAAACAGACATGA